The Sphingosinithalassobacter sp. CS137 genome includes a region encoding these proteins:
- the lptC gene encoding LPS export ABC transporter periplasmic protein LptC, whose translation MSREARRLRRKRRAWAHPGSSHDRVVKTALVALPVGIGVLGAFLVMAPLTVGGDVSFVLDKNKVDVAGERLRIESATYRGQDARGRAFVLTAGSAIQKSSLEPIVQLRDLAARIRLEEGVAQLVANRGRYDMAEEEVAIDGPLRFRTSDGYNLTTHDATVDLRERTMESGGAVTGTTPLGTFSGNKMTADLQNRTVSLEGNARLRIVPGRANRQ comes from the coding sequence TAGGGAAGCCCGCCGCCTACGCCGCAAGCGGCGCGCATGGGCGCATCCCGGCAGCAGCCATGATCGCGTGGTCAAGACGGCGCTCGTCGCATTGCCGGTCGGAATCGGCGTGCTCGGCGCCTTTCTGGTGATGGCGCCGCTCACCGTCGGCGGCGACGTGAGCTTCGTGCTCGACAAGAACAAGGTGGATGTCGCCGGCGAGCGGCTCCGAATCGAATCCGCGACGTACCGTGGCCAGGATGCGCGCGGCCGCGCCTTTGTGCTGACGGCAGGTTCGGCGATTCAGAAAAGCTCGCTGGAGCCGATCGTGCAGCTGCGCGATCTAGCAGCGCGCATCCGGCTCGAAGAGGGCGTGGCACAGCTCGTCGCCAATCGCGGCCGCTACGACATGGCGGAGGAGGAAGTCGCGATCGACGGGCCGCTGCGCTTCCGCACGAGCGACGGCTATAATCTCACCACCCATGATGCGACCGTGGACCTGCGCGAACGCACCATGGAAAGCGGCGGCGCCGTCACGGGCACCACGCCCCTCGGAACGTTCAGCGGCAACAAGATGACTGCCGATCTCCAGAACCGGACTGTCTCGCTTGAGGG